The genomic segment CACGGCGTCTCCGCGCGAGCGGGCGCCGTTGCCGCGCCCGCCCTGCTCGCCGGCGGCGGCGTCCTGGTGGTGGGCGTGCTCGACCGGCTCCTCGCGCAGCACCACGCCGCGCCCCGCGCAGTGCTCGCACGTCTCGCCGAAGGCCTCGAGGAGCCCCTGCCCGACGCGCTTGCGGGTCATCTGCACGAGCCCGAGGGACGTCACCTCCGCGACCTGGTGCTTGGTGCGGTCGCGGCCGAGGCACTCGAGCAGGCGGCGCAGCACGAGGTCGCGGTTGGACTCGAGGACCATGTCGATGAAGTCGACGACGATGATCCCGCCGATGTCGCGCAGCCGCAGCTGCCGCACGATCTCCTCGGCGGCCTCGAGGTTGTTCTTGGTGACGGTCTCCTCGAGGTTGCCGCCGGAGCCCGTGAACCGCCCGGTGTTGACGTCGACGACGGTCATCGCCTCGGTGCGGTCGATGACGAGGGAGCCGCCGGAGGGCAGCCACACCTTGCGCTCGAGGGCCTTGGCGATCTGCTCGTCGACGCGGTGGGCGGCGAAGACGTCCCCGTCGCCGTCCCAGCGGACGACGCGCTCGGAGAGGTCGGGGGCCACGGCGTCGACGTAGGGCTTGATGGCGCCCCAGGCGTCGTCCCCGGAGACGACGAGCGTGGAGAAGTCCTCGTTGAAGACGTCGCGGACCACCTTGATCGTCAGGTCCGGCTCGCCGTGCAGCAGGGTCGGCGGGTTGACCTGCTTGGCGCGCTTGGAGATCTCCTGCCACTGCGCGGCCAGGCGGGCGATGTCGCGCGCCAGCTCCTCCTCGCTGGCGCCCTCGGCGGCCGTGCGCACGATGACGCCGGCGTCCTCGGGCACGACCTGCTTGAGGATCTTCTTCAGCCGCGCGCGCTCGGTGTCCGGCAGCTTGCGGGAGATGCCCGTCATCGACCCGTTGGGCACGTACACCAGGTAGCGGCCGGGCAGGGAGGTCTGGCTGGTCAGGCGGGCGCCCTTGTGGCCCACGGGGTCCTTGCTGACCTGCACGAGCACCGGGTCGCCGGACTTCAGGGCCGACTCGATGCGCTTGGCCTGGCCCGAGAGGCCGGCGGCGTCCCAGTCGACCTCGCCGGCGTACAGGACGGCGTTGCGGCCGCGGCCGATGTCGACGAAGGCCGCCTCCATGCTCGGCAGCACGTTCTGCACCTTGCCGAGGTAGACGTTGCCGATCATCGACGTGTGCTGCTTGCGGGCGACGTAGTGCTCCACGAGCACGCCGTCCTCGAGGACGGCGACCTGCGTGCGCCCGGCGGAGGAGCGCACCACCATCGTGCGCTCGACGCTCTCGCGCCGGGCGAGGAACTCCGCCTCGGAGATGACCTTCGTGCGCCGGCCGGAGTCGCGCCCGTCGCGGCGGCGCTGGCGCTTGGCCTCCAGCCGCGTCGAACCCTTGACGGCGGTGACGTCCTCGCTCGCGGAGCCGCGCCGCGAGCGGGAGCGCGAGCGCCCGCTGGGGGCCTCCTCGTCGGCGTCCTCGACCTCGGTCTCGCCGGCCTCGCCCCCACCGCGGCTGCGGCGGCGACGGCGACGGCGACGGCTGCCGCCGGCCTCCTCCTCGGCGTCCGGCGCCTCGGCGTCCTGCTCGTCCGCGGCCTCGCCCTCGGCGACCTCACCGCCGCGGGCGGCCTGCAGGGCCTGCAGGTCCGCGCTGATCGCCTCGGCCACGTCCGCGGCACCGGACGGCGCCGGGGCGGCGCCGTCCTCGGCGTCCGCGTCGACACCCGCCTCGGCGTCCGGCTCGGCGTCGACGTCGGTCTCGTCCGCGTCCGCGGGCTCCTCGGAGCGGCGGCGCCGGCCCCGGCCCCCGCGTCGGCGGCGAGAGCGGCGGCCGCGCCCGCTCGGCTCGTCGCCCTCGGCGGCCTCCTCGTCGGCGTCCGCGTCGGCGTCCGCGTCAGTGTCAGTGTCGGCATCCAGGTCGGCGTCCGCGTCGGCGTCCACGTCGGTGCCGACCTCCGCGTCGGTGTCCGCATCGGCTCCGAGGGCGTCGTCCTCGGCCGTGCCCTCCACGGTGCTGCGCACGTCGTCGTCGGCGGCGGCCTCCGGAGCGGTCTCGCCGGGCGCGACGACCGGCGCGACGGCCAGGCCGGTCGCGGCGGCGGGCAGCGCGTCGTGCGGCGGCTCCGGCGGGACCGCGGGCTGGGTGGTGGGGGCCACCTCGGCGACCGCGGGCTGCGGAGGGCCGGCCGGACGGCTGGCCGCGCGGCGCCGGCGCGGCAGCGCGGCCGGCTCCGGGGCCTGGAAGAGGAGGGTCGTGGGCGAGGCGGTCGGCGACGGCGCGCCGTCCTCGGCGGGCTCGCCCGGCCCGTCCTGCTCCTCGCCCCGGTCGACGGGCGGCGCGGACGGCGCCTGCTGCTCGCCTCCCAGCGCGATCGGCAGCTCCTGGGGCAGCTGGGTCGCCTCGGCAGCGGCCTCGTCCGCCGGCAGCGGGATGCCGGTCTCCCGGCTGCTCGCCGCCGCGGCCTCGGTGGCCGCCGGAGGGCCGGCGGGGCGGCTGGCGGCGCGTCGCCGCGTCCGGCGCGCCGGCGCCTGCTCGGGCTGCTGCTCGGGCCGTTCCGCAGCAGGGCCCTCCGCTGCGGCCGTCGCGTCGCCGTCGGCAGGAACGTCGTTCGTGGTCACACGGACCCCCGTCCCGGCGGGCCGGCCACACCATCGGCACCGCTCGAGAGCTCAGCCACCACCCGCGGGCGGTGGAAGTCGTCTGGTGGCCGGGCGGGCGCGGCGCTGCGCGTCGGGCGCAGGAGCGGGGCCGCCACGGCGCGACCACGGCCCGGTGCGGCACCAGGAGGTCTGGCGCCGTGCCGGCCACCCGCACGGGGACCCCTGCGCCTGTCGCACCACCGGGTCGGTGGCCGCGGCGCCAGGTCGGTCACCTCGGAGGGCGGCGAGGACGTCGTCGGGTCGACCGGCAGGTGTGGCGCACCGGACGACCACCCGCAGTATCGCATGGCACGACCGCGACCTTGAGCCGGCCCCGTGCCCGCGCTGCGCGAGCACGGCCGCGTCCGGCGCGTCCGCCCCGTCCTCAGAGATAGCGGGTGGGGTCGAACTCGGCGAGGGGGATGACGCGCACCCGCGGCAGCACGCCGGTGAAGCAGCGGACGTCGTCCTCGAGGTCGAAGACCGACAGGCCGTCGGCGGTCAGGTCCCCGAAGGTCGAGCTGACGAACTCGCGGAAGCCCAGCAGTCCGACCCGGCGGCCCGGGCCCTGCAGCAGGCGCGCCATGTGCTCGTGGAAGTCGCCGTCGTGGCTGGCGAGCAGGATGTCGCCGTCGCGCGGGAGCAGGGCGTCGAGGGTGCGCTGGATGCCGAGGTCGACGACCTTCTCTCCCGGCCCACCGGCCAGCGGCAGCGGCCGGTAGCCCATGGCCAGCAGGGCCTGCACGAAGCTCATCGGCATCGTGCCGGAGGTGGCGTTGAGGAAGAACAGCGCGCGCACCGGCTGCTGCCAGACCTCGGTGGCGAAGTCGCGCACCCGGTCCCAGCGCGGCCGCTCCTCCGGCTGGGGCCGCCGGCCGAGCACGCTCATGCCGAGGGTGGCGTCGATGTTCTCGCCGTCGACCAGCAGGTAGGTGGTGCGCCGCCCGCCGGCGACCTCCTCGCCAGCGCCCGCGGTCTGCGTCACCTGCGTGCCTCCTCCGGCGTCGACCTCGACCGACCCTACCGCTCCCGCCCCGCCCGGCCCCGGTGTGCGGCGGGGCGGGGGCGCGAGCGACCATCGCCTCCTCACCCGCCGCCGGGAGGCCCGCTGCATGTCCGTCGTTCCTCCGGAGGGCGGCTCCTCGCCGCGCGGGCGGCGTCCTCCGCCTGCTCTCCCGCCCCACGGGCTGCTGGACGGCGCCGCGGGGCGGCGCCTCGCGGTCGTGGCGGCCGTCGCGCTCGTGGCCCTGGCCGCCCAGGCGCTCGGCCAGGGCGGCCCGCTCGCCGGCGGCTGGGAGGCGCTCGCCCTGCAGGTGCTGGGCGTCGCCGCCGCCTTCGCCGTCGCCGTCGTGCTCCGCCTGTCCACGGGGGCGGCGGCCCTGGCCGCCGCGCTGGCGGCGCTGTCACCGGTCGGCGTCGCCGCGCGGGCGGCGGCCCAGGACGGCGCGCGGGAAGGCGTGCCCGCGCTGCTCTCCCTCGCCGTGCTCGCCGCCCCGCTGGCCGTCGCCGCGGCCGCGGGGAGGCGGGGCGGGCCGCGGCGGGCGGCCAGGCGCCGCGAGGACCTGTCGGCCCCGGCGCTGGCGCTGGCGGGGACCGCCGCCGTCCTCGCGGGCGGGGCCGCAGCGCGCGGCGCGGCGGTCGCCGGCCACCGGGCCACGGGAGCCGGCGCGCTCGCCGCCGTCGTGCAGCTGGACCCCCTGCTGCCCCTGCTCGGGCTGGTCACCGCCGTGGTGGGCCTCGTCGTGCCGGGCCTGCGGCTGACGGGGCTGGCGCTGCTGCTCGTGCCGGTGCT from the Quadrisphaera sp. DSM 44207 genome contains:
- a CDS encoding NYN domain-containing protein; its protein translation is MTQTAGAGEEVAGGRRTTYLLVDGENIDATLGMSVLGRRPQPEERPRWDRVRDFATEVWQQPVRALFFLNATSGTMPMSFVQALLAMGYRPLPLAGGPGEKVVDLGIQRTLDALLPRDGDILLASHDGDFHEHMARLLQGPGRRVGLLGFREFVSSTFGDLTADGLSVFDLEDDVRCFTGVLPRVRVIPLAEFDPTRYL
- a CDS encoding Rne/Rng family ribonuclease — its product is MTTNDVPADGDATAAAEGPAAERPEQQPEQAPARRTRRRAASRPAGPPAATEAAAASSRETGIPLPADEAAAEATQLPQELPIALGGEQQAPSAPPVDRGEEQDGPGEPAEDGAPSPTASPTTLLFQAPEPAALPRRRRAASRPAGPPQPAVAEVAPTTQPAVPPEPPHDALPAAATGLAVAPVVAPGETAPEAAADDDVRSTVEGTAEDDALGADADTDAEVGTDVDADADADLDADTDTDADADADADEEAAEGDEPSGRGRRSRRRRGGRGRRRRSEEPADADETDVDAEPDAEAGVDADAEDGAAPAPSGAADVAEAISADLQALQAARGGEVAEGEAADEQDAEAPDAEEEAGGSRRRRRRRRSRGGGEAGETEVEDADEEAPSGRSRSRSRRGSASEDVTAVKGSTRLEAKRQRRRDGRDSGRRTKVISEAEFLARRESVERTMVVRSSAGRTQVAVLEDGVLVEHYVARKQHTSMIGNVYLGKVQNVLPSMEAAFVDIGRGRNAVLYAGEVDWDAAGLSGQAKRIESALKSGDPVLVQVSKDPVGHKGARLTSQTSLPGRYLVYVPNGSMTGISRKLPDTERARLKKILKQVVPEDAGVIVRTAAEGASEEELARDIARLAAQWQEISKRAKQVNPPTLLHGEPDLTIKVVRDVFNEDFSTLVVSGDDAWGAIKPYVDAVAPDLSERVVRWDGDGDVFAAHRVDEQIAKALERKVWLPSGGSLVIDRTEAMTVVDVNTGRFTGSGGNLEETVTKNNLEAAEEIVRQLRLRDIGGIIVVDFIDMVLESNRDLVLRRLLECLGRDRTKHQVAEVTSLGLVQMTRKRVGQGLLEAFGETCEHCAGRGVVLREEPVEHAHHQDAAAGEQGGRGNGARSRGDAVRDAVREAIHEVAQASRLAHRQEQPAEQPTEQLTEQPTEQLTEQPADVVPEPTPAAPEPAPTPPSPESAVERAEPEVGGTEQAAVSGSAAGDTELDATRPVEQR